From one Eptesicus fuscus isolate TK198812 chromosome 3, DD_ASM_mEF_20220401, whole genome shotgun sequence genomic stretch:
- the LOC103300663 gene encoding 60S ribosomal protein L10-like, with the protein MGRRPARCYRYCKNKPYPKSRFCRGVPDAKIRIFDLGRKKVKVGEFPLCGHMVSDEYEQLSSESLEAARICANKYMVKSCGRDGFHIRVRLHPFHVIRINKMLSCAGADRLQTGMRGAFGKPQGTVARVHIGQVIMSIRTKLQNKEHVIEALRRAKFKFPGRQKIHISKKWGFTKFNVDEFEDMVAEKRLIPDGCGVKYIPNRGPLEKWRALHA; encoded by the coding sequence ATGGGTCGCCGCCCCGCCCGGTGTTACCGGTATTGTAAGAACAAGCCGTACCCCAAGTCTCGCTTCTGCCGAGGTGTCCCGGATGCCAAGATCCGCATCTTTGACCTGGGGCGGAAGAAGGTGAAAGTGGGTGAGTTCCCACTCTGTGGCCACATGGTGTCCGACGAATATGAGCAGCTCTCCTCCGAATCCCTGGAGGCTGCCCGTATTTGTGCCAACAAGTACATGGTGAAAAGCTGTGGCAGAGATGGCTTTCACATCCGAGTGCGCCTCCACCCCTTCCACGTCATCCGCATCAACAAGATGCTGTCCTGTGCTGGGGCTGACAGGCTCCAAACAGGTATGCGGGGTGCCTTTGGAAAGCCCCAGGGCACAGTGGCCAGAGTCCACATTGGCCAAGTCATCATGTCCATCCGCACCAAGCTGCAGAACAAGGAGCACGTGATTGAGGCCCTACGCAGAGCCAAGTTCAAGTTCCCTGGCCGCCAGAAAATCCACATTTCCAAGAAGTGGGGCTTTACTAAGTTTAATGTGGATGAGTTTGAAGATATGGTGGCTGAGAAGCGCCTCATCCCAGATGGCTGTGGGGTCAAATACATCCCTAATCGTGGTCCCCTGGAGAAATGGCGAGCCCTGCACGCCTAA